One window of the Anopheles cruzii chromosome 2, idAnoCruzAS_RS32_06, whole genome shotgun sequence genome contains the following:
- the LOC128279129 gene encoding uncharacterized protein LOC128279129 has product MEDTCQEPTPEPTTASEESDEQQSQQEQQQPGPPIAAVQDVNSSKASFESSFTVTDCNCSSLLVETDHHPEQQQLVIEDLIEPQLNGCEEKFKSLSIGTHDDGVAGVTAIGGGGGDGSDSGVEFGAGSGSLTETGVLQRALSNNSAGYASSCCGLDGGVGGGSVVGGGGVGGGGGGMSLSCNSSMISYSSDIYDKTSGTVLCGGRLSADYCASEGGSESSSVTGGPVSSSLRKPGGCGLKKKVALKEPPSSRSPRKSTESVSSSSGRSSSRSRGSSLGRSVSLNLKSTPPASAVSVAAARERARSRDKSLGGAGVAVAGSVASLGRITQTPTKPMPPPRRPLKPDTLPTGARESPSAGGQRAVSVSRTPSITRGRTPLGTPTDDGRWPSVGGKGGAAGGNTTPRSTRAGSAAPEASAAGLSIKTRVGTLALGDGKPVPGGGGCGPMSLPSGVASYATLPRRRKERSAEDLKAAGGGSSSRSNSVTREQASSRMSVSLFKKAPSVGSGAGGSRGDASPPVKMASSHPRLSSVASSSSAKKMMMVHKTRIYHETGVQTAITGQDVVDAFGGNARNVRIDAVETVCAHTQSDIRDREMERLEEKLRKMSAECAGLMAKLSDKSQTVTALEQKLLVEREEKLTAQKELQINTDRVLGMLESMQAIPHSADPGDCDSLLMLESQLQLSGSVLEKKQEEIARLQSICRALQMDMGRSLKNQEELLRQKTELEEESCEMQDFLQMEKQSCMDALKEAEQEIVQLRTGLQQKESSVERQQEECRHLVRIAEQRRQEYLGMQAKYNALESRSKDILLQQGAAVSGASVALSGLGSRLDNLVEQLIASYNISEQDLEDVIYHNEAYTNSASSGDGSPEYEQTAEKYADKNHPPHQQHDQPQHALQQSQTGAKGDPKQCVDGSDVPLSPQRGQSFIAAVISAIKNATSKTAHVKPNPAPNGGPATRECKENNGHESDCTEMLDSETEPCLMMDNVLEDVAMPDSHSHNMVSSSTRISQIEMPSSLESGVGATTALMAHDESFDNLSQAIANRQQIELQSNMIASGRPARFHHSASSDQPPRSSAATGSSGAAAAAAVVAVTTAPDHTTASHSSSLDDEENSCCAEASMAEMPSICEYCNAQSLVDQVIDVDNLITKLLKVLRIVQMDNDHCIQELINHKNKLAITNEEIQDRVKEYEELNYKLQDDLKDAYHQLQVRGNEVNSGKVELMKHRQEIDKLNEDICQLSTLCSDSKQQRSKIVIDRDEIIKAFKLCQEEGAVPEVELPQVILQACNEIPNLKAKLYEKEQQLAAMTGNAATGANFVMTASWHQALSEAKRQYEAIDRALETLDSVKSIVQQTPALMELQRDLEETNFASASSFPLVTAAQLSQLQAGSNGNVASLNGNGGIVDLNANETTIGEDGMPAPASGPSAVAGLQLNQGADPSCYIDSTA; this is encoded by the exons ATGGAGGACACGTGCCAGGAACCGACGCCGGAGCCAACCACGGCCAGCGAGGAGTCGGACGagcagcagtcgcagcaggagcagcagcagccggggccACCAATCGCTGCGGTTCAGGATGTGAACTCGTCGAAAGCTTCCTTCGAAAGTTCGTTCACCGTGACCGATTGCAACTGTTCGTCGTTGCTCGTCGAGACGGACCATCATcctgagcagcagcagctggtgatCGAGGATCTCATCGAACCGCAACTGAACGGGTGCGAAGAGAAGTTCAAATCGCTGTCCATCGGCACCCACGATGATGGGGTGGCCGGAGTGACGGCAATtggcggcggaggaggtgATGGAAGCGACAGTGGCGTCGAGTTCGGGGCCGGATCCGGGTCCCTCACCGAGACGGGCGTGCTGCAGCGGGCGCTCAGCAATAACAGTGCCGGGTACgcgagcagctgctgcggaCTGGATGGCGGTGTGGGTGGCGGGagcgtcgtcggtggtggtggcgtcggtggcggtggcggaggcatGAGCTTGTCGTGCAACTCGAGCATGATAAGCTACAGCTCGGATATCTACGATAAGACTAGCGGCACCGTCCTGTGCGGTGGGCGGCTCAGCGCGGACTACTGCGCCAGCGAGGGGGGCAGCGAGAGCTCGTCGGTGACGGGTGGCCCCGTCAGTTCGTCGCTCCGAAAACCGGGTGGCTGCGGGTTGAAGAAGAAGGTGGCCCTGAAGGAACCCCCCTCGAGCCGGTCGCCGCGCAAATCGACGGAGAGTGTATCGTCGAGCAGCGGGCGAAGTAGTTCGCGGTCGCGGGGCTCCTCGCTGGGGCGATCGGTTTCGCTTAACCTCAAATCGACTCCGCCGGCGTCGGCCGTGAGTGTGGCGGCCGCCCGGGAGCGGGCACGCTCGCGGGACAAATCGCTTGGAGGTGCTGGAGTCGCGGTCGCAGGAAGTGTGGCCAGTCTGGGCCGGATCACGCAGACTCCGACTAAACcgatgccaccgccgcggcGCCCCCTGAAGCCGGACACACTGCCGACGGGCGCCCGGGAGTCGCCTTCGGCCGGTGGGCAGCgggccgtttccgtttcccgcACGCCGTCCATCACGCGGGGACGTACGCCGCTGGGCACACCGACGGAtgacggccggtggccatcggtagGCGGTAAGGGGGGTGCGGCGGGTGGAAACACGACACCCCGTTCCACTCGGGCCGGTTCggccgcaccggaagcgtcGGCTGCGGGGCTCTCGATCAAAACACGTGTCGGAACCTTGGCCTTGGGTGACGGGAAACCCGtacccggcggtggtggttgtggtccAATGAGCTTACCCAGCGGTGTCGCCAGCTACGCCACGCTCCCCCGACGGCGCAAGGAACGCTCGGCCGAAGATCTGAAGGCGGCCGGCGGAGGTTCCAGCTCGCGCAGTAATTCCGTGACGCGCGAACAAGCTTCGAGCCGCATGTCGGTGTCACTGTTCAAGAAGGCTCCCTCGGTCGGTTCGGGGGCTGGTGGAAGTAGAGGCGACGCGTCTCCGCCGGTCAAAATGGCATCATCGCATCCGCGCCtctcgtcggtggcgtcgtcgtcgtcggccaagaagatgatgatggtccaCAAAACGAGAATCTACCACGAAACCGGCGTACAGACGGCCATTACGGGGCAGGACGTGGTGGACGCGTTCGGGGGCAATGCGCGCAACGTGCGTATCGACGCGGTCGAAACGGTGTGCGCGCACACGCAATCGGACATCCGGGACCGCGAGATGGAGCGGCTGGAGGAGAAGCTGCGCAAGATGAGCGCCGAGTGCGCCGGCCTGATGGCGAAGCTGTCGGACAAGTCGCAAACGGTGACGGCCCTCGAGCagaagctgctggtggagcGCGAGGAAAAGCTGACGGCCCAGAAGGAGCTGCAGATCAACACGGACCGTGTGCTGGGCATGCTGGAGTCGATGCAGGCCATCCCGCACAGCGCGGACCCGGGCGATTGCGACAGTCTGCTGATGCTGGAATCGCAGCTCCAGCTGTCCGGCAGCGTGCTGGAGAAGAAACAGGAAGAGATCGCCCGGCTGCAGTCGATTTGCCGGGCCCTGCAGATGGACATGGGCCGCTCGCTCAAGAACCAGGAGGAACTGTTGCGCCAAAAGACGGAACTCGAGGAGGAATCGTGCGAGATGCAGGACTTTTTGCAGATGGAGAAGCAATCCTGTATGGACGCGCTGAAGGAGGCGGAACAGGAGATCGTCCAGCTGCGGACAGGCTTGCAGCAGAAGGAGAGTAGCGTCGAGCGGCAGCAGGAAGAGTGTCGCCATCTAGTCCGCATAGCCGAGCAGCGAAG GCAAGAGTATCTGGGCATGCAGGCCAAGTACAATGCGCTCGAGAGCCGCTCGAAGGACATTCTGCTTCAGCAAGGAGCGGCCGTTTCTGGCGCGTCCGTGGCCCTGTCCGGGCTCGGCTCGCGGCTTGACAATCTCGTCGAGCAGCTGATTGCCTCGTATAACATCTCCGAGCAGGATCTCGAG GACGTGATCTACCACAACGAAGCGTACACCAACAGTGCCAGCAGCGGGGATGGTAGTCCGGAGTACGAACAAACGGCTGAAAAGTATGCGGACAAGAACCACCCACCACACCAGCAACATGACCAACCGCAACATGCGCTTCAACAATCCCAGACCGGTGCGAAGGGCGATCCGAAGCAATGTGTAGACGGCAGTGACGTGCCGCTATCACCGCAGCGTGGCCAATCGTTCATTGCGGCCGTCATAAGCGCGATCAAGAATGCGACGAGCAAGACGGCACACGTTAAGCCGAACCCAGCTCCCAACGGTGGCCCCGCAACCCGGGAGTgtaaagaaaataatggccATG AATCCGACTGCACTGAGATGCTTGactcggaaacggaaccgtgcCTGATGATGGACAACGTGCTGGAGGACGTCGCCATGCCGGATTCACATTCCCACAACATGGTGTCATCGTCGACGCGCATCTCGCAGATCGAAATGCCATCGTCGTTGGAAAGTGGCGTCGGGGCGACCACCGCTCTGATGGCGCACGATGAATCGTTCGACAATCTGTCGCAAGCGATCGCCAATCGTCAGCAGATCGAGCTGCAGTCGAACATGATTGCCAGTggacgcccggcccggttccaCCACTCGGCGAGCAGTGATCAACCTCCGCGAAGCAGCGCGGCGACGGGTTCGTcaggggctgctgctgctgctgcggtcgtTGCTGTAACAACGGCCCCGGATCACACCACGGCCAGCCATTCTTCCTCGCTGGACGATGAGGAAAACAGTTGCTGTGCGGAGGCCTCGATGGCGGAAATGCCTTCGATCTGCGAGTACTGTAACGCCCAGTCGCTGGTCGATCAGGTGATTGATGTCGATAATCTGATCACCAAGCTGCTGAAGGTCCTGCGAATTGTGCAGATGGACAACGATCACTGCATCCAGGAGCTGATCAATCACAA GAACAAACTAGCGATCACGAACGAAGAGATTCAGGATCGCGTGAAAGAGTACGAGGAACTTAACTATAAGCTGCAGGATGATTTGAAGGACGCGTATCACCAGCTGCAAGTGCGTGGAAATGAAGTGAACAGCGGAAAAGTGGAACTGATGAAACACCGACAGGAAATTGAC AAACTAAACGAAGACATTTGTCAGCTAAGCACACTGTGCAGCGACAGTAAGCAGCAGCGGTCGAAGATTGTGATTGATCGCGACGAGATCATAAAGGCATTTAAGCTGTGCCAAGAAGAAGGAGCCGTTCCCGAAGTGGAACTACCACAGGTCATCCTGCAAGCATGCAATGAG ATTCCAAACTTGAAGGCAAAATTATACGAAAAAGAGCAACAGTTGGCCGCAATGACCGGTAATGCGGCGACTGGAGCAAACTTTGTGATGACCGCCAGCTGGCACCAAGCATTGAGCGAAGCCAAGCGTCAATACGAAGCCATCGACCGAGCGCTGGAG ACTCTGGACAGTGTAAAGTCGATAGTGCAGCAAACTCCGGCCTTGATGGAACTACAGCGTGATCTTGAAGAGACTAACTTTGCGTCCGCATCCAGCTTCCCGCTGGTCACAGCTGCCCAGCTTAGCCAGCTGCAAGCCGGTAGCAATGGGAATGTGGCCAGTTTGAATGGAAACGGTGGCATTGTCGATCTGAACGCCAACGAAACGACAATCGGCGAGGACGGGATGCCAGCACCGGCTAGTGGACCGTCGGCAGTAGCGGGACTGCAGCTCAATCAGGGGGCCGACCCGAGCTGCTACATCGATTCGACTGCTTAG
- the LOC128279127 gene encoding putative sodium/calcium exchanger 7, with amino-acid sequence MAKGSTVLRFVRHATYVNFPRPDDCAYLHKLDVSEQCAFVESAEACAESRFYFNYIRFLYCTIGSDHYFLFALGFVFLMLVCVYYFVILGTTADQFFCPTLATIAKSLNISESLAGVTILAFGNGSPDLFTAIANPDADTELMFSELFGSAAFVIGVIGGTVLLIQPFDFAPLAISRDLAFFIGGVLWITYKANDERFTLLDSGVLIGIYVVFLVLVVWEFIAAKREVQGARSRISVQGGVPELHVSFRNIREKAEIIIRCRDPQPAAGVREELPRPVAAEQDTLPNEGLWNDAWKHLNPIDMDDWLEAGWFMRSFTIAKVPFVLILLLTIPMVDVTVERDGWCKLLNVFHCLSLPLLMVWINGFALVKVFKVPLLCWIAVPSLTLMIIVFCTSRTDRCPKYHKLFTVLSFLGCIQIIYIVAQEVVSLLETLGIVLQLSKSVLGLSLLAWGNSVGDLFSNVALARQGYGKMAFAACFGGPLLNLCLGLGLTLIAKALRDPNLVAQVRKGVMGENCEAYLFQILATTWLGLLFTSFEGRRSIGLSMIVTYAVFLIFSFLGEFELIHPYGTDHHPDPFAERSNGAGR; translated from the exons ATGGCAAAGGGATCCACTGTGCTACGATTCGTGCGTCACGCAACGTACGTGAACTTTCCTCGACCG GATGACTGTGCCTATCTGCATAAACTCGATGTCTCCGAGCAGTGTGCCTTCGTCGAAAGTGCAGAAGCATGCGCTGAAAGTCGTTTTTACTTCAACTACATCCGATTCCTGTACTgcacgatcggatcggaccacTACTTCCTGTTTGCGCTGGGGTTCGTCTTCCTGATGCTCGTGTGTGTCTACTACTTCGTGATCCTCGGAACGACCGCCGATCAGTT CTTTTGTCCAACGCTAGCAACGATTGCGAAGAGCCTCAACATCAGTGAGTCACTGGCCGGTGTAACGATACTGGCATTTGGCAATGGATCGCCCGATTTGTTCACCGCCATCGCTAATCCCGATGCCGACACGGAGCTGATGTTTTCCGAACTCTTCGGATCGGCCGCCTTTGTGATTGGCGTGATCGGTGGCACGGTCCTACTCATACAACCGTTTGACTTTGCCCCGTTGGCCATCTCCAGAGACTTAGCCTTCTTCATCGGTGGCGTACTGTGGATTACGTACAAGGCCAACGACGAACGGTTTACGCTGCTGGATAGTGGCGTCTTGATTGGAATTTACGTTGTGTTTCTGGTGCTCGTCGTTTGGGAGTTCATCGCGGCTAAACGCGAAGTGCAGGGTGCCCGATCGAGAA TTTCAGTGCAAGGAGGTGTCCCTGAGCTccacgtttcgtttcggaacATCCGCGAAAAGGCTGAAATCATCATCCGATGCCGGGAtccacagccagcagccggtGTCAGGGAAGAACTTCCACGCCCGGTGGCTGCCGAACAGGACACATTACCGAATGAAGGGCTGTGGAACGATGCCTGGAAACACTTGAACCCAATCGATATGGACGATTGGTTGGAGGCCGGATGGTTTATGCGATCGTTCACCATAGCCAAAGTACCGTTCGTCCTGATACTGCTGCTTACGATCCCGATGGTCGATGTGACGGTGGAACGGGACGGTTGGTGCAAACTGTTGAACGTATTCCACTGCCTCTCGTTGCCACTGCTGATGGTGTGGATTAATGGCT TTGCTCTCGTCAAGGTGTTTAAAGTTCCGCTCTTATGTTGGATCGCCGTCCCGTCGCTTACATTGATGATCATCGTGTTCTGTACGTCCCGAACCGATCGTTGCCCAAAGTACCACAAGCTGTTTACGGTTCTCAGCTTCCTGGGTTGCATTCAGATCATCTATATTGTGGCACAGGAGGTTGTCAGTCTGCTGGAAACCCTGGGCATTGTGCTGCAGCTCTCCAAGTCCGTTCTGGGTCTTTCGCTGCTCGCCTGGGGCAACAGTGTTGGCGATCTGTTCTCGAACGTGGCCCTAGCACGCCAAGGCTATGGCAAGATGGCGTTTGCCGCTTGTTTCGGTGGTCCGTTGTTGA ATCTATGCCTGGGATTGGGTTTGACGCTGATAGCAAAAGCCCTACGTGATCCTAATCTGGTGGCACAG GTCCGCAAAGGTGTGATGGGCGAGAACTGTGAGGCGTACCTGTTCCAAATCCTGGCCACCACCTGGCTGGGTTTACTGTTCACCAGCTTCGAAGGCCGCCGAAGCATCGGCCTGTCGATGATAGTTACGTACGCAGTGTTTTTGATATTTTCTTTCCTTGGTGAGTTTGAACTTATACACCCCTACGGAACGGACCATCATCCGGACCCGTTCGCGGAAAGATCCAACGGCGCCGGCAGATAA
- the LOC128267527 gene encoding troponin C-like: protein MDDLPPEQIAILQKAFSSFDREKTGSISSDTVAEILRLMGQPFNSKILEEMIEEVDEDKSGQIEFAEFVTLAAKFIVEEDEEALQKELREAFRLYDKEGNGFIPTSCLREILRELDDQLTNDDLDMMIEEIDSDGSGTVDFDEFMEMMTG from the exons gATGATCTCCCCCCAGAGCAGATTGCGA TCCTCCAGAAGGCGTTCAGCAGCTTCGATCGCGAGAAGACGGGTAGCATCTCGTCCGACACGGTGGCGGAAATTCTGCGGCTGATGGGTCAGCCCTTCAACAGCAAGATCCTAGAAGAGATGATCGAGGAGGTCGACGAGGACA AGTCCGGCCAGATCGAGTTCGCCGAGTTCGTCACCCTTGCCGCGAAATTCATCGTTGAGGAGGACGAAGAAGCGCTGCAGAAGGAGCTCCGCGAAGCGTTCCGTCTCTACGACAAGGAGGGCAACGGGTTCATTCCAACCTCCTGCCTGCGGGAGATTCTGCGCGAGCTCGACGATCAGCTGACGAACGACGATTTGGACATGATGATCGAAGAGATCGATTCCGACGGCTCCGGCACGGTGGACTTTGACG AATTCATGGAGATGATGACTGGTTAA
- the LOC128279128 gene encoding mitochondrial sodium/calcium exchanger protein-like, with protein sequence MSPFNDTPHYEAHRNFIVSLRTQPCANVHSVLADERCLFVRETEECREAVHYIDYMRFMYCVVDSSNVALFSAAIAGLLMVVLVLASIIHYLCVRRYVDAILYASKSFRLTEYMAGVTLLTYGNGLPHVLSQVKHHQIADTERIYNQYLGSAVYQIAFLASTIIFMGRKFFVHPEVIVPNIIALMLVAVLVEAFMYVEYVGIFKTTILLLVYAVFLVALSAIASALNKRGDGARSLILLRDADGNVQEITEPVTNSEERFGLWQQWCHYRDAYRAANWYGRSYTICMAPVELLALLILPRVHHQLPLHGWNKYLFILCLNVLPPFLFYTLLGESLTANEIGFICLGSLLTTVAGSVAICIFTTNDQRPAFFAYVALFTVFGTSYLVLLVTRELVAILETLSIIADISPPTFAITILSWGHCWIDLVTYISLARRGYQRLAFAACYGSPLFNILIGLCVVFSVQMIRTGSMTIHVRDGASGPTCAVHIFVISFGLLLTLLFTRFWARASLAMCLMKSYATFMVFIVLHEIEFLHGYGTDHNDDGEFFQDRIPQHAGG encoded by the exons ATGTCACCGTTTAACGATACACCACACTACGAAGCGCACCGGAACTTTATCGTTTCACTACGGACTCAACCGTGCGCCAACGTGCACTCGGTGCTCGCCGACGAacggtgtttgtttgtgcgtGAGACGGAAGAATGTCGCGAAGCAGTGCACTACATCGATTACATGCGCTTTATGTACTGTGTCGTCGACAGCTCAAATGTTGCCCTATTTTCTGCCGCCATTGCCGGATTG CTAATGGTGGTCCTGGTTCTGGCTTCCATAATCCATTACCTTTGCGTCCGCCGATACGTTGATGCCATTCTGTATGCTTCCAAGTCTTTCAGACTAACCGAATACATGGCCGGCGTCACGTTGCTCACGTACGGAAACGGCCTTCCGCACGTGCTGTCCCAGGTGAAACATCATCAAATTGCCGATACGGAACGGATATACAATCAGTatctcggctcggccgtgTATCAAATAGCGTTTCTCGCGTCAACCATCATCTTCATGGGAAGAAAGTTTTTCGTCCACCCGGAAGTAATAGTTCCCAACATTATCGCGCtaatgctggtggcggtgttAGTGGAAGCCTTCATGTATGTCGAATATGTTGGCATTTTTAAAACCACCATTCTGCTGTTAGTTTACGCCGTTTTTCTGGTGGCTCTGAGCGCGATCGCTTCCGCGCTGAATAAGCGTGGTGACGGAGCGAGGAGCCTCATACTGCTGCGGGATGCGGACGGAAATGTGCAGGAAATCACAGAACCGGTCACGAACAGTGAGGAACGATTCGGTTTGTGGCAACAGTGGTGTCACTATCGTGACGCTTATCGGGCGGCCAACTGGTACGGACGCTCCTACACAATCTGCATGGCGCCCGTCGAACTACTGGCTTTGCTTATCCTGCCAAGAGTGCACCATCAACTTCCTCTGCATGGTTGGAACAAGTACCTCTTCATCCTCTGCCTTAACGTGCTTCCACCGTTTCTGTTCTACACCTTACTCGGTGAG TCACTGACAGCGAACGAGATCGGTTTTATCTGTCTCGGAAGCCTTCTAACTACAGTTGCCGGTAGCGTCGCGATCTGCATCTTCACCACGAACGATCAGAGACCTGCGTTCTTCGCCTATGTCGCACTATTCACGGTTTTCGGAACGTCCTatttggtgctgctggtcaccAGAGAActggtggccattttggaaaCACTGTCAATCATCGCGGACATTTCGCCGCCAACGTTCGCCATCACGATCCTCTCCTGGGGCCACTGTTGGATCGATCTGGTAACGTACATCAGCCTAGCCCGCAGAGGCTACCAACGGCTAGCTTTTGCCGCGTGTTACGGGAGTCCTCTTTTCA ATATTCTCATCGGCCTCTGCGTTGTGTTCAGTGTGCAGATGATCCGAACCGGTTCGATGACCATCCACGTCCGTGACGGAGCATCCGGACCAACTTGCGCTGTGCACATCTTCGTTATTTCCTTTGGGCTGCTTCTGACGCTCCTGTTTACCCGCTTCTGGGCACGGGCTAGTTTGGCAATGTGCCTGATGAAGTCATATGCCACCTTTATGGTGTTCATCGTGTTGCACGAAATCGAGTTTCTGCACGGCTACGGCACCGACCACAATGACGATGGCGAATTCTTCCAGGACCGGATTCCCCAGCACGCCGGCGGTTGA